ACTCCTACTATATCTCCTAATGTTACATCAAGACCTGTTTCTTCTTTAGTCTCTCTTATGGCAGCTGACTCAACAGTTTCACCATATTCAACAAACCCACCCGGCAAAGCCCATGATCCCTTGTATGGAGGATTTTTACGCTTTATGAGTGTAACTGATTCTTTATGAATAATCACGGTATCTACAGTTAAAAGAGGATTTTTAATTGGAACACTTCCTTTTGACAGGAATTTCAGATCTTAGGCTCTTCCCTTTGATTCCCCGTTTATGATGCCTGCTGCTATAATGTGTGCAACTCTCAAAGGTTCGGGTATTGCACTTCTTGTGGTTGAAAGTTTAACTATATCTTCTGCATCTTCCCTCTCAATCCCATGTATCTGCATATAAACTGATTCAGAATTGTCTACCTTGTAAACTTCTCCTGCTTCAAGAACATTACTCCACCTATCTTCAAAATCTTCAAATCTTTGTAGAGCTTTTTTTATTCGATCAAAATTTGGAGTTCTTCGCATTATCACAATAACAGGTACACCTGTTGATTCAAATATCTGACGGATATTAACTAAGTTGAAACCACCAAATGTGATGCCATCAAGCATGATCACTCCTAGCTGGCCAAGATTTCTTGAATTTTTAACCATCTCGGTTATCTTATTTGTTGCATCTGTGCCGTCACCATGGATATATGTGCTTAAAACACCATCTAACCAGCTACCTGCTCTGAAAACAGTGCCTACCAACAATACTTCATCTTTTGTATGGGAAGGAAATGGCGAATCATCAACACCCAAAATTCTTATTTCCTGTTTTATTATCCGGAATTTCTTTTTTTTATTTCTTTTTTTCATCTTCAGAAGAGTCTATTAAATCTTTGAATTCATTACACCTTGATTTAACCGTTTCTGCAGCTTGTTTAAGGGATTTCTTCGGATTTTTAGCCTTAACATATAACTTTGGCTCTCCAATAATTGGATGTTCTATAACGTATGCTGCTGCTTCAACATCCTCATCCTCCATAAGTGTCTTTCTTAAAGTATTGCATAATGAATGAGTTTCTCCAGTTATTTCTATCTCAAGTTCTTTCTTTGTATCCTTTAATACCTTCATTTTATCCCTCATATTTTGAAGAAAGATT
This sequence is a window from Methanobacterium sp. SMA-27. Protein-coding genes within it:
- a CDS encoding NUDIX hydrolase produces the protein MKNPLLTVDTVIIHKESVTLIKRKNPPYKGSWALPGGFVEYGETVESAAIRETKEETGLDVTLGDIVGVYSNPERDPRGHIISICFLGKKIGGKLMADTDAAEVKYFCLDEVSTIDLAFDHGKILEDAFDLLNIK
- a CDS encoding DNA-directed RNA polymerase subunit L — protein: MKVLKDTKKELEIEITGETHSLCNTLRKTLMEDEDVEAAAYVIEHPIIGEPKLYVKAKNPKKSLKQAAETVKSRCNEFKDLIDSSEDEKKK
- a CDS encoding DUF99 family protein, translating into MKKRNKKKKFRIIKQEIRILGVDDSPFPSHTKDEVLLVGTVFRAGSWLDGVLSTYIHGDGTDATNKITEMVKNSRNLGQLGVIMLDGITFGGFNLVNIRQIFESTGVPVIVIMRRTPNFDRIKKALQRFEDFEDRWSNVLEAGEVYKVDNSESVYMQIHGIEREDAEDIVKLSTTRSAIPEPLRVAHIIAAGIINGESKGRA